One genomic window of Arachis stenosperma cultivar V10309 chromosome 10, arast.V10309.gnm1.PFL2, whole genome shotgun sequence includes the following:
- the LOC130956558 gene encoding U-box domain-containing protein 8 produces MAAQLPEHFKCPISLEIMSDPVILSSGHTFDRSSIQRWLDAGHRTCPITKLPLPDHASLIPNHALRSLISNFTPLTPTPIPNPSPPHPQPETLISSLTSSASSSSSKLDSLHQLTRLAKRDSLFRRRLTDSGIVPPLLSCVDSHDHDSLRENALSLLLILSLDDHNKVGLVAEGVVARLVAVISGTAAGNPSPDCRALAATTLTSLAVVEVNKATIGAYPHAIESLVALVRDGKGREKKEAATALYALCSFPDNRRRAVECGAVPVLLRSVDCGLERAVEVVGVLAKCKEGREQMERFHGCVQILSRVLRNGSSRGVQYALLALNSLCCGSEVASMEAIREGLLETCLGFLEDDNEKVRRNASALLQNLRGNNRIS; encoded by the coding sequence ATGGCGGCTCAGCTACCAGAACACTTCAAGTGTCCGATTTCACTCGAAATAATGTCCGACCCAGTCATACTCTCCTCCGGCCACACATTCGACCGCTCCTCCATACAGCGCTGGCTCGATGCAGGCCACCGCACCTGCCCAATTACCAAACTGCCCCTCCCCGATCATGCCTCCCTCATCCCCAACCACGCCCTCCGCAGCCTCATTTCCAACTTTACCCCTCTCACTCCAACTCCAATTCCCAATCCCTCACCTCCCCACCCCCAACCCGAAACCCTAATCTCTTCCCTCACCTCCTCcgcttcctcttcttcctccaagCTTGACTCGCTCCACCAACTCACTCGACTCGCCAAGCGCGACTCGCTCTTCCGCCGCCGTCTCACCGACTCGGGAATCGTCCCGCCGCTACTCTCCTGCGTCGACTCCCACGACCACGATTCCCTCCGCGAGAACGCTCTCTCTTTGCTTCTCATTCTCAGCCTCGACGACCACAACAAGGTTGGACTCGTCGCCGAGGGAGTCGTTGCCCGCCTCGTCGCCGTCATCTCCGGAACGGCTGCCGGAAATCCATCCCCGGACTGCCGCGCGCTCGCagccaccacactcacaagcctggCCGTCGTGGAGGTCAACAAGGCCACAATCGGCGCGTACCCTCACGCGATCGAGTCACTCGTGGCACTCGTAAGGGACGGAAAGGGGAGAGAGAAGAAGGAAGCCGCGACGGCGCTCTATGCTCTCTGCTCCTTCCCGGACAACCGGCGGAGGGCGGTGGAGTGCGGCGCGGTGCCTGTTCTTCTCCGGAGCGTGGATTGCGGCTTGGAGAGGGCCGTTGAGGTTGTTGGAGTTCTTGCAAAGTGTAAGGAAGGGAGGGAACAGATGGAGAGGTTCCATGGATGCGTTCAGATTCTGAGTCGGGTTCTGAGGAATGGAAGCTCAAGAGGGGTTCAGTATGCTCTCTTGGCTCTTAACTCGTTGTGTTGTGGCAGTGAAGTTGCTTCTATGGAAGCCATCAGAGAAGGCCTTTTGGAAACATGTCTTGGCTTTCTGGAAGATGATAACGAGAAAGTGAGAAGGAATGCTTCCGCTTTGCTTCAGAATCTGCGTGGCAACAATAGGATCAGCTGA
- the LOC130956599 gene encoding E3 ubiquitin-protein ligase RSL1-like, which yields MTNSNEVENHRNSVGVATKPTKKINREEKGESSSISSIVCKICTETKTEAESFTISGCTHSYCTDCVVKYVCSKLDDNVINIRCPVPRCRGLLETNGCREILPMSLLHRWEKSLREATVLESESNRFLSRAGARPRQMCDTCTDEDRVMMKLAERNEWKRCPNCRFYVEKDPLTCNRILCRCGHVFCYGCGGSTCVNVTTRLGRHPCRPVYRLPSWAIGVSILFGYIIPYLCSDEIHQ from the coding sequence ATGACGAATTCTAACGAGGTAGAGAATCACAGAAACAGCGTTGGCGTCGCCACAAAACCAACGAAGAAGATCAACAGAGAGGAGAAAGGCGAGTCCTCCTCGATTTCCTCGATCGTGTGCAAAATCTGCACTGAGACTAAAACCGAAGCGGAATCTTTCACCATAAGCGGTTGCACCCACTCGTATTGTACGGATTGCGTGGTGAAGTACGTTTGTTCTAAGCTTGACGACAATGTGATCAATATCCGGTGTCCGGTGCCCCGGTGCCGTGGTCTATTGGAAACCAATGGTTGCCGCGAGATTCTGCCAATGTCGCTATTGCATCGGTGGGAGAAGTCATTGCGTGAAGCTACTGTTCTTGAGAGCGAGAGCAACAGATTCCTTTCACGTGCAGGTGCACGCCCTAGGCAGATGTGCGACACGTGCACGGATGAAGATAGAGTGATGATGAAGTTAGCAGAGAGGAACGAGTGGAAGAGGTGCCCAAATTGCAGGTTCTACGTTGAGAAGGATCCTTTAACGTGCAATAGAATACTTTGCAGGTGTGGACATGTCTTCTGCTACGGCTGTGGCGGTTCCACCTGTGTCAATGTCACTACCAGATTAGGCAGGCATCCCTGCCGTCCCGTCTACCGTCTTCCATCATGGGCTATTGGTGTGTCAATTCTATTTGGATATATCATTCCTTACCTATGTTCGGATGAAATTCACCAATGA
- the LOC130955938 gene encoding G-type lectin S-receptor-like serine/threonine-protein kinase At4g27290 — translation MERRRTRRTHLSLSFSFLVTFCYFFIAIFATFLEAYDTLSPPQTITGNKTLVSPSQKFELGFFNLGSNSTRRYLGIWYKNVPKKTVIWVANRDNPLAHDFSDDGSLTFSNDGKLIVHSHKGSVIWSSNSSRPARNPVAQLLDTGNLVLKDIDGRSSEEYIWQSFDYPCDTLVPGMRLGWRFKTGLNRHLSSWKSNDDPSNGDYTYSVDPRGIPQLFLNKRNKKIFRSGPWYGQQFKGDPVLSSNPVFKAVFVFDSDEVSYSYEAKDNMISRFVLTPSGSIRHFSWNDHKSSWVSEFSVQGDHCDDYALCGAYGSCSIVKSSSPSCKCLKGFEPRKSQDWSSGCEREDSKGCKSGGDSFEKLTGLKLPDSAEFHANYSISINHCEAECLKNCSCVAYAKLDVNASGKGCVTWFGDLFDIREAPVYGQDLYVRVSASQLDSNAGRNKKKIFILLPVAVSLTSTIVVLALCFIIKTWQRNGVEKEDLQFNDGRGSRSERNEYELPLFEIAIIEAATMNFSVYNKIGEGGFGLVYKGELPSGQEIAVKKLLESSGQGLQEFKNEVILISQLQHRNLVKLLGCCIHGEDKMLVYEYMPNKSLDSLLFDETKRPVLNWQKRLDIIIGIARGLLYLHRDSRLRIVHRDLKASNVLLDINMNPKISDFGMARMFGGDQTEAMTKRVVGTYGYMSPEYAIDGQFSFKSDVFSFGVLLLEILSGKRNKGFLHPDHKLNLLGHAWKLWNEGKALELMDGLLENEFPSSEALRCIQVGLSCVQHRPEDRPTMSLVLVMLDSESAVLPQPGRPGLYSERFFSETDSTSLARLNSSSNHINVTLVEGR, via the exons ATggagagaagaagaacaagaagaacacACTTGAGCctttcattttcatttcttGTCACTTTTTGCTACTTCTTCATAGCCATTTTTGCAACATTTTTGGAAGCATATGATACCTTAAGTCCACCACAAACCATCACTGGCAACAAAACACTAGTCTCACCTTCCCAGAAATTTGAACTAGGTTTCTTCAATCTTGGTAGCAACTCCACTCGCAGATATCTTGGGATATGGTACAAAAATGTTCCTAAGAAAACTGTTATTTGGGTTGCAAATAGAGACAATCCACTTGCTCATGATTTTAGTGATGATGGATCCTTAACATTCAGCAATGATGGGAAACTCATAGTTCACAGCCACAAAGGAAGTGTTATATGGTCTTCAAATTCTTCTAGACCTGCAAGAAATCCAGTGGCACAGCTTCTAGACACTGGAAATCTTGTTCTTAAAGATATTGATGGAAGAAGCTCTGAGGAATATATATGGCAGAGTTTTGATTATCCATGTGACACATTGGTGCCAGGGATGAGACTTGGTTGGAGATTCAAAACCGGCTTGAACCGGCATTTGAGTTCTTGGAAGAGCAATGATGATCCTTCTAATGGAGACTACACCTACAGTGTTGACCCTCGTGGAATTCCTCAGCTTTTTCTAAACAAGAGGAACAAGAAAATCTTCAGAAGTGGACCATGGTATGGGCAACAGTTCAAAGGTGATCCAGTTCTCAGTTCAAACCCGGTTTTCAAAGCAGTATTTGTTTTTGATTCTGATGAAGTTTCTTACTCATATGAGGCTAAGGACAACATGATCTCGAGGTTCGTGCTTACGCCATCCGGTTCCATTCGCCATTTCTCTTGGAATGATCACAAGTCAAGCTGGGTTTCTGAGTTCTCAGTCCAAGGGGACCATTGTGATGATTATGCCCTTTGTGGTGCTTATGGAAGTTGCAGCATTGTTAAGAGCTCTTCCCCTAGTTGCAAGTGTTTGAAGGGTTTTGAGCCAAGAAAATCTCAAGATTGGTCAAGTGGATGTGAGAGGGAGGATTCAAAAGGTTGCAAAAGTGGAGGAGACTCATTTGAGAAGCTTACAGGGTTGAAACTACCAGATTCTGCAGAGTTTCATGCAAACTATAGCATTAGCATTAATCACTGTGAGGCAGAATGCTTGAAGAATTGTTCTTGTGTAGCTTATGCTAAATTAGATGTGAATGCAAGTGGCAAAGGATGTGTTACTTGGTTTGGAGATTTGTTTGATATTAGAGAGGCTCCTGTGTATGGTCAAGATCTCTATGTCAGAGTTTCAGCTTCACAACTAG ATTCAAATGCTGGTAGAAACAAAAAGAAGATATTCATACTGCTTCCTGTGGCAGTATCCTTAACTTCAACAATTGTTGTTTTAGCTTTGTGCTTCATAATTAAGACATGGCAAAGAAATGGAG TTGAAAAAGAGGACCTTCAATTTAATGATGGAAGAGGTAGTAGGAGTGAGAGGAATGAATATGAACTCCCATTATTTGAGATTGCCATCATTGAAGCTGCAACTATGAATTTCTCTGTTTACAACAAGATTGGAGAAGGTGGATTTGGTCTTGTATACAAG GGTGAACTTCCATCAGGACAAGAAATAGCAGTGAAGAAACTCTTGGAAAGTTCTGGACAAGGTCTGCAGGAGTTCAAGAATGAGGTGATTTTGATCTCTCAACTTCAGCACCGAAATCTTGTAAAGCTTCTTGGTTGCTGCATTCATGGAGAAGACAAGATGTTGGTCTATGAATACATGCCAAACAAAAGCTTGGACTCATTATTATTTG ATGAAACCAAGCGTCCTGTCCTCAATTGGCAGAAGAGGCTAGACATTATCATTGGTATCGCGAGAGGGCTTCTATACCTTCATAGAGATTCAAGGCTAAGAATAGTCCATAGAGACCTAAAAGCAAGTAATGTTCTTTTAGACATTAACATGAATCCAAAGATTTCTGACTTTGGAATGGCTAGAATGTTTGGTGGAGATCAAACTGAAGCAATGACCAAGAGAGTGGTTGGAACCTA CGGTTATATGTCGCCGGAGTATGCAATAGACGGTCAATTCTCTTTTAAATCAGATGTCTTTAGCTTTGGTGTTTTACTGTTGGAAATATTGAGCGGCAAGAGAAACAAAGGATTCTTGCACCCAGATCACAAACTCAATCTTTTAGGCCAT GCATGGAAGCTCTGGAATGAAGGTAAAGCATTAGAGCTGATGGATGGTTTACTTGAGAATGAGTTTCCTAGCTCTGAAGCTCTAAGGTGTATACAAGTGGGACTCTCATGCGTTCAACACCGCCCAGAAGACAGGCCAACGATGTCACTAGTTCTTGTGATGTTGGATAGTGAGAGTGCTGTGCTGCCACAACCTGGAAGACCAGGATTATATTCAGAGAGATTTTTTTCAGAGACAGATTCAACTTCACTTGCTAGACTCAACTCTAGTTCCAATCACATCAATGTCACCTTGGTAGAGGGTCGTTAA